A genomic window from Pseudoalteromonas piratica includes:
- a CDS encoding DUF1285 domain-containing protein, with product MDLSELTKQIETIVAPFESWQPTSCGEIDIKIKANGDWYFNGSKIDRINMVKLFAQVLTKENNQYYLKTPIEKMRISVEDAPFLISHWYEKEGYIICSDNLERKYILGSNHLLELHNDVPYLQLHHGVLAKVTRNVFYQWAEIASEKNGRFAICSGDQDFFIG from the coding sequence ATGGATTTATCTGAATTAACAAAGCAAATAGAAACAATCGTTGCGCCATTTGAATCATGGCAACCAACTAGCTGTGGCGAAATCGATATAAAGATCAAAGCAAACGGCGATTGGTATTTTAACGGTTCAAAAATCGACCGTATTAATATGGTTAAATTATTTGCTCAGGTACTTACCAAAGAAAACAACCAATACTATTTAAAAACCCCCATTGAAAAAATGCGCATCTCCGTTGAAGATGCGCCTTTTTTAATTTCCCATTGGTATGAAAAAGAAGGCTATATTATTTGCAGTGATAATCTAGAGCGAAAGTATATTCTGGGTAGTAACCACTTACTGGAGCTGCATAATGATGTGCCATATTTACAACTGCACCATGGCGTTTTGGCAAAAGTGACTCGCAATGTATTTTATCAATGGGCTGAAATCGCGAGTGAAAAAAATGGCCGCTTTGCAATATGCTCTGGCGACCAAGACTTCTTTATTGGTTAA
- the hemN gene encoding oxygen-independent coproporphyrinogen III oxidase: MQNFVEWDNSLIKKYNVSGPRYTSYPTALSFESGFSVDSVTQAIAKSDNTRLSLYIHVPFCHQLCYYCGCNKIITRHQHKADVYLDFLEQEAKAQAALYKDYKIEQLHLGGGTPTFLTKEQMSRLMAIVQTHFNFSDSVQSSIEIDPRSLPDDMLGHLRSLGFNRVSFGIQDFNDDVQKAVNREQCADNVANLVSEARALGFSSVNADMIYGLPLQTPESFKESMARLIALSPDRVSVFNYAHLPDRFAAQRKIKDEQLPSPDQKLSMFKNTLAQMMEAGYVNIGMDHFAKSTDSLAIAQQKGKLHRNFQGYTTHGDCDLLGLGASSISQVGDSIFQNPKDLKDYYQTVEASGVPVVKGLTLTKDDKIRAFVIKEIICHFKLNFADVEHKFAINFADYFADELGGLTCFSEDGMVSLNEEALIVENKGRLFIRNICMTFDAYLKQQAKLTRFSRVI; encoded by the coding sequence GTGCAAAATTTCGTCGAATGGGATAATTCCCTTATAAAAAAATACAATGTGTCAGGTCCTCGTTATACTTCCTATCCAACGGCGTTGTCGTTTGAGTCTGGCTTTTCTGTTGATTCGGTAACACAGGCGATTGCCAAAAGCGATAATACGCGCTTGTCGCTGTATATTCATGTACCGTTTTGTCACCAGCTTTGCTATTACTGCGGCTGTAATAAAATAATTACTCGCCACCAACATAAAGCAGATGTCTATTTAGACTTTTTAGAGCAAGAAGCAAAGGCACAAGCGGCGCTTTATAAAGATTATAAAATTGAGCAGTTACATTTAGGTGGGGGTACTCCAACCTTTTTAACAAAGGAACAAATGAGCCGTTTAATGGCGATTGTTCAAACGCATTTCAACTTTTCAGATTCAGTGCAATCAAGCATTGAAATTGATCCTCGTTCTTTACCTGATGATATGCTTGGCCACTTACGCTCGCTTGGATTTAATCGAGTATCTTTTGGCATTCAAGACTTTAATGATGACGTGCAAAAAGCGGTAAATCGTGAACAATGTGCAGATAACGTTGCAAACCTTGTGAGTGAAGCGCGTGCCCTCGGTTTTTCATCGGTCAATGCGGATATGATTTATGGGCTTCCATTGCAAACACCTGAGAGCTTTAAAGAGAGCATGGCGCGATTAATTGCACTCTCGCCTGATCGTGTATCGGTATTTAACTATGCTCATTTACCGGATCGCTTTGCTGCACAACGTAAAATTAAAGACGAGCAATTACCAAGTCCAGATCAAAAGCTATCGATGTTTAAAAACACCTTGGCGCAAATGATGGAAGCTGGATACGTAAATATCGGTATGGATCATTTCGCTAAAAGCACTGATTCGCTCGCGATTGCACAGCAAAAAGGTAAGTTACACCGTAACTTCCAGGGTTATACAACCCATGGCGACTGTGACTTATTAGGGTTAGGAGCATCCTCTATTTCACAAGTAGGTGATAGTATCTTCCAAAATCCAAAAGATTTGAAAGACTATTATCAAACCGTTGAAGCATCAGGTGTGCCAGTTGTTAAGGGGCTTACTTTAACCAAGGATGATAAAATTCGCGCCTTTGTTATTAAAGAAATTATTTGCCACTTTAAGCTAAATTTTGCTGATGTTGAGCATAAGTTTGCAATTAACTTTGCAGATTATTTTGCTGATGAGCTCGGTGGACTTACGTGTTTTTCTGAAGATGGCATGGTCTCATTAAATGAAGAAGCACTTATTGTTGAGAACAAAGGGCGCTTGTTTATTCGTAATATATGCATGACTTTTGATGCATATTTAAAACAGCAAGCAAAACTAACACGCTTTTCTCGTGTGATTTAA
- a CDS encoding DUF2489 domain-containing protein — protein sequence MEPLWVIAIILAVAIVAGLAFYAGKLLFQLKVQKEKQQAQLEKLKAKALERNAKIADSINLIARAMKEKQCEYSEGCLRIWVLMSQYQFSETVDLETEYEHVFKMYDVVKEMPTHDARKKYSKKEIFKMDSKRWRTEQELEEGILAEAAKLEAYFPADPKTKHVFAG from the coding sequence GTGGAACCGCTATGGGTGATTGCCATTATCCTTGCTGTGGCGATTGTAGCTGGCCTTGCTTTTTACGCTGGTAAGTTGTTATTTCAATTGAAAGTACAAAAAGAAAAGCAGCAAGCTCAATTAGAAAAGTTAAAAGCTAAGGCACTTGAACGTAACGCAAAAATTGCTGATAGCATTAATTTAATTGCGCGTGCGATGAAAGAAAAACAGTGTGAATATTCAGAAGGGTGTCTACGCATTTGGGTATTGATGTCGCAATATCAATTCTCAGAAACGGTTGATCTTGAAACTGAATATGAGCATGTATTTAAAATGTATGATGTGGTAAAAGAAATGCCTACTCATGATGCCCGCAAAAAATACAGCAAGAAAGAAATCTTTAAAATGGATAGTAAGCGTTGGCGCACTGAACAAGAGCTCGAAGAGGGCATTCTTGCTGAAGCTGCAAAACTGGAAGCTTACTTCCCCGCAGATCCAAAAACAAAACATGTTTTTGCTGGGTAA
- the yihI gene encoding Der GTPase-activating protein YihI has product MTRKKKSRKIGTGGNGSFRLSKEKLAELRALKEQRVKKRTGNKAGTRNAQDALNEQQSSGKQRKDTRLGSKKPISLVPEVASTEQQPEFKRHLKPQVELRKVNEPELSPEQELEQIENDQKLMSLLERQNAGEVLVGKDAKYLNAKVARHQALCDLLGIEDEDEFDDEDMLDQFMSNDLADEWLNDDDEEDLK; this is encoded by the coding sequence ATGACCAGAAAGAAAAAGTCACGCAAAATCGGCACAGGCGGTAATGGTAGCTTCCGTTTGAGCAAAGAGAAACTTGCCGAATTACGCGCGTTAAAAGAGCAGCGTGTTAAAAAGCGTACTGGTAATAAAGCGGGTACGCGCAATGCACAAGATGCGCTCAACGAGCAGCAAAGCTCAGGTAAGCAACGCAAAGACACGCGCTTAGGCAGTAAAAAGCCTATAAGCCTAGTACCTGAAGTTGCGAGTACTGAGCAACAGCCTGAATTTAAGCGTCATTTAAAGCCTCAAGTAGAGTTACGTAAAGTAAATGAACCTGAATTGTCGCCAGAGCAAGAACTTGAGCAAATTGAAAATGATCAAAAACTGATGTCATTGCTTGAGCGTCAGAATGCAGGTGAAGTACTTGTTGGTAAAGATGCAAAATACTTAAACGCTAAAGTAGCGCGTCACCAAGCCTTGTGTGATTTACTGGGTATTGAAGACGAAGATGAGTTTGATGATGAAGATATGTTAGATCAATTCATGTCAAACGACCTTGCTGATGAATGGCTTAACGACGATGATGAGGAGGATTTAAAATAG
- a CDS encoding class I SAM-dependent methyltransferase, which translates to MLEPCPLCHHPDVSLFSQDKRRAYFQCNHCRLVFVARSQMISLTEEKKIYDSHQNDVNDIGYQQFLSRALNPLLAVLEKPSDGLDFGCGPGPALAKMLDEKGHSTALYDIFYYPNKEVLSKQYDFVTCTEVIEHLAKPDEIWAQLVSLLKPSGVLVVMTKLVINQERFKNWHYKNDITHINFFSPETFRYLAKQNGLSLTFHGDDVMLFKKSAIV; encoded by the coding sequence ATGCTAGAACCTTGCCCTTTATGCCATCACCCTGATGTTTCGCTCTTTAGTCAAGATAAACGACGTGCTTACTTTCAATGTAACCATTGCCGACTTGTATTCGTTGCTCGTAGTCAGATGATCTCTTTAACCGAAGAAAAGAAAATCTATGATAGTCACCAAAATGATGTAAATGATATTGGCTATCAACAGTTTTTAAGTAGAGCACTTAATCCATTATTAGCAGTATTAGAAAAGCCGAGTGATGGTTTAGATTTCGGTTGTGGACCAGGGCCTGCACTTGCCAAAATGTTGGATGAAAAGGGTCACTCAACAGCGCTATACGATATTTTTTATTACCCTAATAAGGAAGTGTTGAGTAAGCAATATGACTTTGTCACGTGTACAGAAGTGATAGAGCATTTGGCAAAACCTGATGAAATTTGGGCGCAATTAGTGAGCTTACTTAAACCTAGCGGCGTATTGGTGGTGATGACAAAGCTTGTTATTAACCAAGAAAGATTTAAAAATTGGCATTACAAAAATGATATTACCCATATTAACTTTTTCTCGCCAGAAACCTTTCGTTATTTAGCAAAGCAGAATGGCTTATCACTGACATTTCATGGGGATGACGTGATGCTATTTAAAAAGTCAGCAATAGTGTAA